From Chloracidobacterium sp., the proteins below share one genomic window:
- a CDS encoding glycosyltransferase: protein MKSIVFCTIAAKNYFACVRTLADSIREHHPQADIAALVVDRDELPPLAVDATALQLDGPLDFLPEGRFRSMAFKYDVTELCTAVKPFYLTHLFAQGYRKVIYLDPDILVLRPLDVVLDALDQANIALTPHLIEPLPLDDKIPTEVNILQAGAYNLGFIGLTAGAETARMLAWWSQRLEDFCFNEVSKGLFVDQKWIDLVPGLFEGVRVLRHPGLNVAYWNLRERDITEKNGEFFAKGEPILFFHFSGYDTAQPNIISRHLSRYMLNDYPVVAPIFDRYTKLLAANGHARYRKIPYGFAAFDNGFPIEPAVRRRYADALRQGRRFGNPFAVGGRQSFFQEVTGVEPVELPMGVNVAGYFRAELGIGEAARGYVRVIQKLGYATSLYDFSETAPSRKLDATFSEFSHENPFGINLVCVNADQVEIFARCVTEDFFRDRYNIGLWAWELPDFPSEWSACAQRFDEIWVASNFIRASLEKTIATPVYTIPHVVEIGSVKPLSKAHFGLKESEFCFLFSFDFNSTFERKNPLAAVVAFRRAFRPEEPVCLVLKCINEQLAPDDFAQLKAAVQGANIRIFNGYLSREEKHALTQACDAYVSLHRSEGFGLTIAEAMYFGKPVIATGWSGNMDFMTPANSYLVDVTPTVIRETVHVYRAGNVWAEPNVEHAARLMREVYDHPEAARRRGEQAARDMREYHSIAAIGRVVEARLRAIEQQRRARAVQRALAAKQTPVSPSPAASEASAPVAPTASQNGYHPQSWRLALRSNPELARQSPPLPGEAYMNDSRVGALGRISKRFLARLFRFYIFHQNNLNQHLQGRVAELTEDVHRLNEALAELRAYLLPGQKH, encoded by the coding sequence ATGAAGTCAATCGTCTTTTGCACCATAGCGGCGAAAAACTATTTTGCCTGCGTCCGGACACTAGCTGACTCGATTCGTGAACACCACCCACAGGCGGATATCGCCGCTCTTGTCGTTGACCGCGACGAACTACCGCCCCTTGCCGTGGATGCGACGGCGCTCCAGCTCGATGGTCCGCTGGATTTTTTACCAGAAGGACGCTTTCGCTCGATGGCGTTCAAGTATGACGTGACCGAGTTGTGCACCGCTGTCAAGCCGTTTTATCTCACTCATTTGTTCGCGCAAGGCTACCGAAAGGTCATTTACCTCGATCCTGACATCCTTGTTCTGCGTCCGCTGGATGTCGTTCTTGACGCCCTCGATCAGGCCAACATCGCGCTGACGCCGCATTTGATTGAACCATTGCCGTTAGATGACAAGATTCCAACGGAAGTCAACATTCTGCAAGCGGGGGCCTATAACTTAGGCTTCATTGGTCTGACGGCCGGCGCAGAAACCGCACGCATGCTGGCTTGGTGGTCACAGCGGCTTGAAGACTTTTGCTTCAACGAGGTCAGCAAGGGGCTTTTCGTCGATCAGAAATGGATTGATCTCGTACCGGGACTTTTTGAGGGCGTGCGTGTGCTACGACATCCGGGACTGAACGTCGCCTACTGGAATCTGCGCGAACGGGACATCACTGAAAAAAACGGTGAATTTTTTGCCAAGGGTGAGCCGATTCTGTTTTTTCACTTTAGTGGCTACGACACCGCCCAGCCGAACATTATTTCGCGTCATCTGTCGCGCTACATGTTGAATGACTATCCGGTGGTTGCTCCGATTTTCGACCGCTATACAAAGCTGCTGGCAGCGAATGGACACGCGCGCTACCGGAAAATCCCGTATGGCTTTGCCGCCTTCGACAACGGCTTTCCCATCGAACCCGCCGTGCGGCGGCGATACGCCGATGCGTTGCGGCAGGGGCGGCGGTTTGGCAATCCCTTCGCTGTTGGGGGGCGGCAGTCGTTTTTTCAGGAAGTCACCGGTGTTGAACCAGTAGAACTGCCGATGGGCGTCAACGTCGCTGGATACTTCCGCGCCGAGTTAGGGATTGGGGAAGCCGCACGTGGATATGTCCGCGTCATACAGAAGCTCGGCTACGCAACAAGCCTGTATGACTTTTCTGAGACGGCGCCAAGCCGCAAGCTTGATGCGACGTTCAGCGAGTTTTCACACGAAAATCCGTTCGGGATCAATCTGGTGTGCGTCAACGCCGACCAAGTGGAGATTTTCGCCAGATGTGTGACGGAGGATTTCTTCCGGGATCGCTACAATATCGGGCTATGGGCGTGGGAGTTGCCGGATTTCCCGTCCGAATGGTCAGCCTGCGCGCAGCGCTTTGACGAAATCTGGGTCGCTAGCAACTTCATTCGCGCCAGCTTGGAGAAGACCATCGCTACGCCGGTTTACACCATCCCACATGTCGTTGAAATCGGTTCGGTCAAGCCGCTCAGCAAAGCCCACTTTGGTTTGAAGGAAAGTGAGTTTTGCTTCCTCTTCTCATTTGATTTTAACAGCACCTTTGAGCGGAAAAACCCGCTAGCTGCTGTTGTGGCCTTTAGGCGCGCCTTCCGGCCAGAAGAGCCGGTGTGTTTAGTGCTCAAATGCATCAATGAGCAGCTTGCGCCGGATGATTTCGCTCAGCTCAAGGCAGCCGTACAGGGCGCCAACATCCGGATTTTCAACGGCTACCTCTCGCGCGAAGAAAAGCATGCGCTGACACAGGCCTGCGACGCTTATGTGTCGCTCCACCGTTCGGAAGGCTTTGGATTGACGATCGCTGAAGCCATGTACTTTGGGAAACCCGTCATCGCCACCGGCTGGTCGGGCAACATGGATTTTATGACGCCAGCCAACAGCTATCTGGTGGACGTAACGCCGACAGTGATTCGTGAGACCGTCCATGTCTATCGCGCCGGGAACGTGTGGGCCGAGCCGAATGTGGAGCACGCCGCGCGCTTGATGCGCGAGGTGTACGACCACCCAGAGGCGGCGCGCCGGCGGGGGGAACAGGCGGCGCGCGACATGCGCGAGTATCATTCCATCGCAGCCATCGGACGGGTGGTTGAGGCGCGGCTGCGCGCCATTGAGCAACAGCGGCGGGCGCGCGCCGTCCAGCGCGCTTTGGCCGCCAAGCAGACACCGGTTTCGCCGTCGCCGGCCGCCTCGGAAGCGTCCGCGCCGGTCGCGCCGACGGCTTCGCAGAATGGTTATCATCCCCAAAGTTGGCGACTGGCGTTGCGTTCAAATCCTGAACTCGCGCGCCAGTCGCCGCCGTTGCCCGGCGAGGCTTACATGAATGATTCGCGCGTTGGCGCGCTTGGGCGAATTTCCAAACGGTTTTTGGCGCGGCTGTTCCGGTTCTACATCTTTCATCAGAACAACCTAAACCAGCACCTTCAGGGGCGTGTGGCGGAGCTGACCGAAGACGTACACCGTTTGAATGAGGCGCTGGCGGAACTGCGCGCGTATCTACTTCCCGGTCAGAAACATTGA
- a CDS encoding ABC transporter ATP-binding protein, with translation MTLCSGRRHHRRLDAWEVPVTVAIHVEQLSKTFKRYQPRRYRTLKESLINGEMFERRLSERVEAVKDVSFSVAAGETFGVIGRNGAGKSTLLKLLCGILKPTSGCIAINGRIAALLSLGVGFHEQMSGRDNVFLNGLVLGLSPREIRARFDDIVTFAELEEFIDAPVWTYSTGMRMRLAFSVAVNVDPDILIIDEVLAVGDIAFAEKCLRRMREFQAKGKTLLLVTHDIPTMTEWCQRALWLDHGRVRALGDPADVAQAYLSALSEVVPVAAVNAVA, from the coding sequence TTGACACTCTGTTCAGGGCGGCGGCATCATCGGCGGCTTGACGCCTGGGAGGTGCCAGTGACGGTCGCCATTCACGTCGAACAGCTCAGCAAGACGTTTAAGCGCTACCAACCGCGCCGGTACAGAACTCTCAAAGAGTCGCTCATCAACGGTGAGATGTTTGAGCGGCGGCTTTCGGAACGAGTGGAGGCGGTCAAGGATGTCTCCTTTTCGGTCGCCGCCGGTGAAACCTTCGGCGTCATTGGACGCAACGGCGCCGGAAAAAGCACCCTTCTCAAGTTGTTGTGCGGTATTCTCAAGCCGACCAGCGGCTGCATCGCCATCAACGGTCGGATCGCCGCCCTGTTGAGTTTAGGGGTTGGCTTTCACGAGCAAATGTCCGGGCGCGACAATGTCTTCCTCAACGGTCTGGTTCTGGGACTTTCACCACGTGAGATTCGCGCCCGCTTTGACGACATTGTGACCTTTGCCGAACTTGAAGAGTTTATTGACGCGCCCGTGTGGACGTACTCAACCGGGATGCGCATGCGCTTGGCGTTTTCCGTTGCGGTCAATGTTGATCCTGACATCCTCATTATTGATGAAGTGCTGGCGGTCGGTGATATTGCCTTTGCGGAGAAGTGTTTGAGGCGGATGCGCGAGTTTCAGGCGAAAGGCAAGACGTTGCTACTTGTCACCCATGACATTCCCACAATGACCGAATGGTGCCAACGTGCGCTCTGGCTTGACCACGGGCGTGTGCGTGCGCTGGGCGACCCTGCCGATGTAGCCCAAGCTTATCTGAGTGCGCTTTCCGAAGTTGTTCCCGTTGCAGCCGTGAACGCCGTCGCATGA
- the rfbD gene encoding dTDP-4-dehydrorhamnose reductase, whose protein sequence is MVQSHQPSLPTLLVTGAAGLLGGCVLEACRPSYHIIGLTRNELDISDADAVADCLKHYRPAVVINCAAMTNVDACETDRASAFRHNADGPRHLAQAAQLVGAYFIHISTDYVFDGTKTTPYQTTDAPNPISVYGESKLAGERAVQEVSPAFAVVRVAGLFGRGGKNFASVIGDLLTRPGVVKGITDNRILPSYAADVAVYLRCLADARVGGLFHAVSAGEPCSWYDFAALARDRLGPRAQAELVGVTEAELRRPAKRPMSCVLAHSADAALGLPTLRDWREALVESLNGWKTKP, encoded by the coding sequence ATGGTTCAATCTCACCAGCCATCCCTGCCGACCCTGCTCGTCACTGGCGCAGCCGGTCTTCTCGGCGGGTGCGTTTTAGAAGCCTGTCGTCCGAGTTACCACATCATCGGTCTGACGCGAAATGAGCTTGATATCAGCGATGCCGACGCCGTCGCCGACTGTCTGAAGCATTATCGTCCGGCGGTTGTCATTAACTGTGCCGCCATGACCAACGTGGACGCCTGTGAAACCGACCGCGCCAGCGCGTTTCGCCACAACGCCGACGGCCCGCGTCACTTGGCGCAGGCCGCTCAACTGGTTGGAGCCTACTTCATCCACATCAGTACGGATTATGTTTTTGACGGGACAAAAACCACGCCCTACCAAACCACGGACGCGCCCAACCCTATCTCGGTTTACGGGGAATCCAAACTGGCCGGCGAACGCGCCGTACAGGAAGTCTCCCCGGCGTTCGCCGTGGTGCGCGTCGCCGGCCTGTTTGGGCGCGGCGGCAAAAACTTCGCCAGCGTCATCGGCGACCTGCTGACGCGACCGGGCGTCGTCAAAGGCATCACCGACAATCGGATTCTGCCCAGCTACGCCGCCGACGTTGCGGTTTACCTGAGGTGTTTGGCGGACGCCCGCGTAGGCGGGCTGTTTCACGCGGTCAGCGCCGGCGAACCATGCAGTTGGTACGATTTCGCCGCGCTGGCGCGCGACCGGCTCGGCCCGCGCGCCCAAGCCGAACTCGTCGGCGTAACGGAAGCCGAACTCCGTCGCCCGGCGAAACGCCCAATGTCGTGCGTTCTGGCGCACTCGGCCGATGCGGCGCTGGGTCTGCCGACGCTGCGCGACTGGCGTGAAGCCCTTGTTGAGAGCCTCAACGGATGGAAAACCAAACCTTGA
- a CDS encoding SDR family oxidoreductase: MPMYDGVVAVLGANGGTGREVVKRLLHYGVATRAVARSEAKLADFAGQNVETAVADVRDPASLEKALTGVRAVVNCVGTRIGFANTGKGIAGFFGFGADGADAVDNRGTVNVLNAMKRVGAEQIVIVTSMLINQPLNPFSLMMKPFGDILRMKDKAEKAVRASGLRYTIVRPGGLTNQPPFQKGIKVAPADALSSGSISRADVAEVCVQALWTETAFGKTLEIVSDDTAPVSDWKAFFASIPEDVVVAQAQAATA, from the coding sequence ATGCCGATGTACGATGGAGTGGTCGCCGTTCTGGGCGCGAACGGTGGGACGGGACGGGAAGTGGTCAAGCGCTTGCTGCACTATGGCGTAGCGACACGCGCCGTCGCGCGCTCGGAGGCCAAGCTGGCGGATTTCGCCGGACAAAACGTTGAAACGGCGGTTGCCGACGTACGCGACCCGGCGAGCCTTGAGAAGGCTCTTACGGGCGTGCGCGCCGTTGTCAACTGCGTTGGGACGCGGATTGGCTTTGCGAATACGGGCAAGGGCATCGCTGGCTTTTTCGGCTTCGGCGCTGACGGGGCGGACGCCGTGGACAACCGGGGGACGGTCAACGTTCTCAACGCGATGAAGCGTGTCGGCGCGGAGCAGATTGTGATTGTCACCTCAATGCTTATCAATCAACCGCTAAATCCGTTCAGCCTGATGATGAAACCCTTCGGCGACATCCTCAGAATGAAGGACAAAGCCGAAAAGGCCGTTCGTGCGTCGGGCCTGCGGTACACGATTGTGCGGCCGGGCGGCCTCACTAACCAGCCGCCGTTTCAGAAGGGCATCAAGGTTGCACCGGCGGATGCGCTGTCCAGCGGCTCGATTTCGCGCGCCGATGTTGCTGAAGTCTGCGTGCAGGCGCTCTGGACGGAAACAGCCTTCGGTAAGACACTTGAGATTGTTTCGGACGACACCGCGCCGGTCAGCGACTGGAAGGCGTTTTTTGCCTCGATCCCAGAAGATGTCGTAGTCGCTCAAGCACAGGCGGCGACGGCTTGA
- a CDS encoding P1 family peptidase, with protein MENQTLTAIAGLRVGHFTEHRRPTGCTVVIFDQPAVAGVDVRGGAPGTRETDALAPLNLVAQVHAIVLAGGSAFGLDAATGVVRYLRERGIGFDAGVARVPIVPAAILFDLHTGDPTVYPDADAGYQACLAATDAPVAEGAVGVGAGATVGKLLGMARASRGGVGSFALRLPRGVGVAALVAVNAVGDVRHPRTQQIVAGARREDGSFADLTALIRAGDLTRFAPLPPASNTTIGVVAVNVPLTKPELTKIAQMAHDGLARTISPVHTPFDGDTLFAVSVADASVAAAATDVGCLGTLAAEVVAEAVVRGVTAATFPA; from the coding sequence ATGGAAAACCAAACCTTGACCGCCATCGCCGGCCTGCGCGTCGGACACTTCACCGAACATCGGCGGCCGACCGGCTGTACGGTGGTGATCTTCGACCAACCGGCCGTTGCGGGCGTGGACGTACGGGGCGGCGCCCCCGGTACGCGCGAAACCGACGCGCTCGCCCCGCTCAACCTCGTCGCGCAGGTTCATGCGATCGTGCTGGCCGGCGGCAGCGCGTTCGGCCTTGACGCTGCTACGGGCGTCGTGCGTTACCTGCGCGAGCGCGGGATCGGCTTTGATGCCGGCGTGGCGCGCGTCCCGATTGTTCCGGCGGCGATTTTGTTCGACCTCCACACCGGCGACCCGACGGTTTATCCCGACGCCGACGCCGGTTATCAAGCGTGCCTTGCCGCGACGGATGCGCCCGTAGCGGAAGGCGCGGTCGGCGTTGGAGCCGGCGCGACCGTCGGTAAGCTGTTGGGGATGGCGCGCGCGTCGCGCGGCGGCGTCGGGAGCTTTGCGCTGCGATTGCCGCGCGGCGTCGGCGTCGCGGCGCTGGTCGCCGTCAACGCCGTCGGCGATGTTCGACATCCGCGTACGCAGCAGATCGTCGCAGGCGCACGGCGGGAAGATGGAAGTTTCGCCGATCTGACGGCGCTGATTCGCGCCGGCGACCTGACGCGCTTTGCACCGCTTCCGCCGGCGAGCAATACGACCATCGGCGTCGTCGCCGTCAACGTCCCACTGACCAAGCCGGAACTGACCAAAATCGCGCAGATGGCGCACGACGGTTTGGCGCGGACAATTTCACCCGTCCACACGCCGTTTGACGGCGACACACTGTTTGCCGTCTCCGTCGCGGACGCATCGGTAGCGGCTGCCGCCACCGACGTGGGCTGTCTGGGGACGCTGGCGGCCGAAGTTGTGGCGGAAGCTGTTGTCCGGGGCGTGACGGCAGCGACATTTCCGGCATAA
- a CDS encoding glycosyltransferase family 2 protein, which translates to MKGILDYYRRHPHQLRQALQTAHRLWRTEGAAGVWRHVQTRIAEEAHRTPPRCPYTEWTARYDRLTDADRQRVQERIAQLAYRPVFSIIMPVCDPDVRWLRAALTSVKRQLYPYWQLCIADDASTRADVRRCLTEATQADERIGVVYRPTRGGIAAASNSALELATGDFVTFLDHDDELAEQALACLAVELNAHPETDVLYTDEDQLDARGRRFAPHFKPQWSPEFLRGCHYLAHLTAYRTAKVRAVGGFRLGFDGAQDYDLCLRIIERTEPARIRHVPHVLYHWRITAGSTAGGVEAKPYAVAAAHRALVEHLDRTEPGAEVITNSFGRHRIRYPLPKPLPRVSILMGTRDHAALTQTALQGVLEGTDYANLEVVLVDNGSREAAALALFEQLRRDPRVRVIAHDAPFNFSAINNLAARHATGDVFVLLNNDVQVIHADWLTELVRQVVRPDVGVVGAKLLYPDDTIQHAGVVLGIRGVAGHVHQRAARSARSVPSNVQLVWNEVAREVSAVTGACLAIRREVFELVGGLDADNLAVAFNDVDLCLRVRERGYRVLFTPWVELYHVESASRGSDHRPERRLTFQRECEYMRARWGAALDDDPYYNPNLTLARLDASPVVPRRPYFFREPPACR; encoded by the coding sequence GTGAAGGGAATCCTTGACTACTACCGCCGTCATCCGCATCAGCTTCGGCAGGCGCTTCAGACGGCGCACAGGCTCTGGCGCACCGAGGGGGCAGCTGGCGTCTGGCGTCACGTACAAACCCGCATCGCCGAGGAAGCACATCGGACGCCGCCGCGTTGTCCGTACACGGAGTGGACGGCGCGATATGATCGCCTAACAGATGCCGACCGCCAGCGCGTCCAAGAACGGATTGCACAACTCGCCTACCGGCCAGTGTTCTCCATCATCATGCCGGTTTGCGACCCGGACGTACGCTGGTTACGTGCAGCGCTAACCTCGGTCAAACGGCAGCTTTATCCATACTGGCAACTGTGTATCGCTGACGATGCTTCAACCCGCGCCGATGTGCGCCGTTGTTTGACTGAGGCGACGCAGGCGGATGAGCGCATCGGAGTGGTGTACCGCCCGACGCGCGGCGGCATTGCGGCGGCTTCCAACAGCGCGCTCGAACTGGCTACAGGAGACTTTGTAACCTTCCTTGACCATGACGACGAGCTGGCGGAACAGGCGCTGGCGTGCCTTGCCGTCGAACTCAACGCGCACCCTGAAACGGACGTGCTGTACACGGACGAGGACCAGCTCGACGCGCGCGGACGCCGTTTTGCGCCCCACTTCAAACCGCAGTGGAGTCCGGAGTTCCTACGTGGTTGCCACTACCTTGCGCACCTCACGGCCTACCGGACAGCGAAGGTGCGCGCCGTCGGCGGTTTTCGCTTAGGCTTCGACGGCGCGCAGGACTATGATTTGTGTTTGCGTATTATTGAGCGAACCGAACCGGCGCGTATTCGGCACGTCCCACATGTGCTCTATCACTGGCGCATCACGGCCGGCTCAACCGCCGGCGGCGTCGAAGCCAAGCCCTATGCTGTCGCCGCCGCGCACCGTGCGCTCGTCGAACACCTTGACCGCACCGAACCCGGCGCTGAAGTCATCACAAACAGCTTTGGGCGTCACCGCATACGCTACCCGCTGCCGAAGCCGTTGCCGCGCGTCAGCATCTTGATGGGAACCCGCGACCATGCCGCATTGACGCAGACCGCATTGCAGGGCGTTTTGGAGGGGACGGACTACGCCAATCTTGAAGTCGTCTTGGTTGACAATGGAAGCCGAGAAGCAGCGGCGCTAGCCCTGTTTGAACAGTTGCGGCGCGATCCCCGCGTGCGCGTTATTGCACATGACGCGCCGTTTAACTTTTCCGCTATCAACAACCTCGCGGCGCGTCATGCGACAGGCGATGTTTTTGTTTTGCTCAACAACGATGTGCAGGTCATCCATGCCGACTGGCTGACGGAGTTGGTGCGGCAAGTTGTTCGTCCCGATGTGGGCGTCGTCGGCGCGAAACTGCTGTACCCAGACGACACGATTCAGCACGCAGGGGTTGTTCTGGGGATTCGCGGCGTCGCCGGTCACGTCCACCAACGCGCCGCGCGGTCGGCGCGAAGCGTTCCGTCAAACGTGCAACTCGTATGGAATGAAGTTGCGCGTGAGGTGTCGGCCGTGACCGGCGCTTGTCTGGCGATTCGGCGGGAGGTGTTTGAACTGGTCGGTGGCCTCGACGCCGACAACCTAGCCGTCGCTTTCAATGATGTGGACTTGTGCCTGCGCGTCCGTGAACGAGGCTACCGCGTGTTGTTCACGCCTTGGGTGGAACTGTATCACGTGGAGTCAGCATCGCGCGGTTCGGACCACCGGCCTGAACGACGTTTGACCTTTCAACGCGAATGCGAGTACATGCGGGCGCGGTGGGGCGCAGCGCTTGATGACGATCCCTACTACAACCCCAACCTGACATTGGCGCGGCTTGACGCCTCACCCGTTGTCCCCCGCCGACCGTATTTCTTTCGGGAGCCGCCGGCGTGTCGTTGA
- a CDS encoding glycosyltransferase family 39 protein yields MTDKSNTLGTPSARSHQVWWHRGLLLLLLGILAAATWRKWGDPLIDFGCELYVPWQITQGKHLYRDMGWLGGPLAQYGNALAFALFGVSFTTLIWLNLTLLALLTELIRAYFARCVSPAAGLVAGSLLLGLFAFGQYGLIGTYNYIAPYRHEAIRGVLLAIGALQCAASAWALSAEAPKRVRWLIGFSGLLFGGVLLTKLEIALATGLALLVGWGVGLTRLGVQRATARSLFVWFVGGTVLPPVSFILYLACCMPFGVALRGVLGNLVTVLTANPTQQAFYRYVFGLDAWERHLIQMATGCGVVGATLLVVLAAEHWLPHRQRPAAAVGASLLTGWLAHHFGPWAWFAEPFPVLLTLTAVGLGYAVVVEEDNHLTRRQWLPLLMWNLFALALLGRLGLAVQLHHYGFVLTMPAFLLLAVLTLFGLPRLLQQRHIGTGLLVRGVAAGFLVACLAVHLQLTFHFHEKKTQPVGLPGDHLLTYGERWGPVGVTLAEAVTELATTLPPQTTLLVMPEGIALNYWLRRENPTSFLAFDPYYLAAGGGESAVVAELERRPPDFIAITRRDMSEYGVGWFGEDPNYGRRIMSWVARRYEVARVFGDWDTFGVVLLKPREPKHRSAPE; encoded by the coding sequence ATGACGGACAAGTCGAATACACTCGGTACGCCGTCCGCTCGGTCCCATCAGGTGTGGTGGCATCGCGGGCTGCTGTTGCTGCTACTCGGTATTCTGGCGGCGGCGACTTGGCGTAAGTGGGGCGACCCGCTGATTGACTTTGGCTGTGAGTTGTATGTCCCATGGCAAATCACACAGGGGAAGCATCTGTACCGTGATATGGGCTGGTTGGGCGGGCCGCTGGCGCAGTATGGCAACGCGCTGGCTTTTGCGCTGTTCGGCGTGTCCTTCACAACGCTTATCTGGCTCAATCTGACGCTGCTGGCGCTTCTGACGGAACTCATCCGGGCATACTTTGCGCGCTGCGTGTCGCCCGCGGCCGGACTGGTCGCCGGGTCGTTGTTGCTCGGCTTGTTCGCTTTTGGTCAGTATGGCTTGATAGGAACCTACAACTACATTGCGCCGTATCGTCACGAAGCAATTCGCGGCGTTTTGCTGGCCATTGGCGCTTTGCAGTGCGCCGCCTCCGCTTGGGCGCTTTCGGCTGAAGCACCCAAGCGCGTTCGCTGGTTGATCGGCTTTAGCGGCTTGCTCTTCGGCGGCGTATTGCTGACTAAGCTGGAAATTGCGCTGGCGACCGGCTTGGCGCTCTTGGTGGGGTGGGGCGTTGGTTTGACGCGGTTGGGTGTCCAACGCGCAACCGCGCGGTCGTTGTTTGTGTGGTTCGTAGGCGGTACGGTGCTGCCGCCAGTGAGCTTTATCCTTTACCTTGCCTGTTGCATGCCGTTTGGCGTCGCTCTACGTGGCGTGCTGGGCAACCTTGTCACTGTCTTGACGGCGAACCCAACCCAGCAGGCTTTCTATCGCTATGTCTTCGGCCTTGACGCTTGGGAACGTCATCTGATCCAGATGGCGACCGGCTGTGGTGTGGTTGGGGCGACGCTGTTGGTGGTTCTAGCTGCGGAACATTGGCTGCCGCATCGCCAGCGTCCGGCGGCGGCGGTGGGCGCGAGCCTGCTGACCGGTTGGTTGGCACACCATTTCGGCCCGTGGGCGTGGTTCGCCGAACCCTTCCCCGTACTGCTGACACTGACGGCGGTCGGGTTGGGCTACGCTGTGGTGGTGGAGGAAGACAACCATCTCACCCGGCGGCAATGGCTGCCGCTCCTGATGTGGAATCTCTTTGCGTTGGCCCTGCTCGGTCGGTTGGGGCTTGCCGTGCAACTCCATCACTACGGCTTTGTCTTGACGATGCCGGCGTTTTTACTTCTGGCCGTGCTAACCCTGTTCGGCTTACCACGGCTGCTCCAACAGCGTCATATCGGGACGGGTTTGCTCGTGCGCGGCGTCGCCGCCGGTTTTCTCGTCGCTTGCTTGGCGGTGCACCTGCAACTCACATTTCACTTTCACGAAAAGAAGACGCAGCCGGTTGGTTTGCCCGGCGACCATCTGTTGACCTACGGCGAGCGATGGGGGCCGGTCGGCGTGACACTAGCGGAAGCTGTCACGGAACTGGCGACGACGCTGCCGCCGCAAACGACGTTGCTCGTCATGCCGGAAGGCATTGCATTGAACTATTGGCTGCGCCGTGAGAACCCTACGTCATTTCTAGCTTTTGATCCCTACTACTTGGCGGCTGGCGGCGGTGAGTCCGCCGTTGTCGCAGAACTGGAGCGCCGCCCGCCGGATTTCATTGCGATTACCCGTCGTGATATGAGCGAATACGGCGTGGGGTGGTTTGGCGAAGACCCAAACTACGGTCGGCGCATCATGAGCTGGGTGGCTCGCCGGTATGAAGTCGCGCGAGTGTTCGGCGACTGGGATACGTTTGGTGTGGTTTTGCTCAAACCTCGTGAGCCGAAACATCGCAGCGCGCCTGAATAG
- a CDS encoding HAD family phosphatase, translated as MSLKAVIFDYGKVLCLPQPAEVVDAIVKRLGVGYDAYAQAYMQFRGEYDRGTLDDIAYWQAVAGFCGRTVAPEVAQELADLDARGWSHPNRLLVDWAERVRGAGFKVGVLSNMQRSLRRRLNSLCPWLPAADAAVFSSDIGFIKPEPEIYRYALTQLRVRPEEALFIDDVETNAAAARELGLHALHFTDAPTLKRDLAAYPELPAF; from the coding sequence GTGTCGTTGAAAGCGGTGATTTTTGACTACGGCAAGGTGCTGTGCCTGCCGCAACCGGCTGAGGTGGTGGACGCCATCGTGAAACGTCTCGGCGTCGGCTACGATGCGTACGCGCAAGCTTATATGCAATTTCGCGGCGAATATGACCGTGGCACGCTCGACGACATCGCCTACTGGCAAGCGGTGGCGGGTTTTTGCGGTCGGACGGTTGCGCCGGAAGTCGCGCAGGAGTTGGCCGACCTTGACGCGCGCGGCTGGTCGCATCCAAACCGTCTGCTTGTGGACTGGGCGGAGCGGGTGCGGGGCGCGGGCTTCAAAGTCGGTGTTCTCTCCAATATGCAGCGCAGCCTACGGCGACGACTAAACAGCCTATGTCCATGGCTGCCTGCAGCAGACGCCGCCGTGTTTTCCAGTGACATCGGTTTTATCAAGCCGGAGCCGGAAATCTACCGCTACGCTCTGACGCAGCTTAGGGTGCGGCCGGAAGAAGCCTTGTTCATTGACGACGTAGAAACCAACGCCGCCGCCGCCCGTGAACTCGGTTTGCACGCCTTACATTTCACTGACGCCCCAACGCTCAAACGCGACTTGGCGGCCTACCCGGAGCTTCCTGCATTTTGA